A genome region from Ralstonia solanacearum K60 includes the following:
- the adk gene encoding adenylate kinase encodes MRLILLGAPGAGKGTQAKFICERFGIPQISTGDMLRAAVKAGTPLGIEAKKVMDAGGLVSDDIIIGLVKDRLQQSDCKNGYLFDGFPRTIPQAEAMKEAGVPIDYVLEIDVPFDAIIERMSGRRVHVASGRTYHVKYNPPKNEGKDDETGEPLIQRDDDKEDTVRKRLSVYESQTRPLVDYYSGWAENGNGAAKVAPPKYRKISGVGNVDDITGRVFGALEN; translated from the coding sequence ATGCGGTTGATTCTGTTGGGCGCACCCGGCGCCGGCAAAGGTACGCAAGCGAAATTCATCTGCGAACGCTTCGGCATTCCGCAGATCTCCACCGGCGACATGCTGCGCGCCGCCGTCAAGGCCGGCACCCCGCTGGGCATCGAAGCCAAGAAGGTGATGGACGCCGGCGGCCTGGTGTCGGACGACATCATCATCGGCCTGGTGAAAGACCGCCTGCAGCAGTCCGACTGCAAGAACGGCTACCTGTTCGACGGTTTCCCGCGCACCATTCCGCAGGCCGAGGCCATGAAGGAAGCCGGCGTGCCGATCGACTACGTGCTGGAGATCGACGTGCCGTTCGACGCCATCATCGAGCGCATGAGCGGCCGCCGCGTGCACGTGGCCTCGGGCCGCACCTACCACGTCAAGTACAACCCGCCCAAGAACGAAGGCAAGGACGACGAAACCGGCGAACCGCTGATCCAGCGCGACGACGACAAGGAAGACACCGTGCGCAAGCGCCTGTCCGTCTACGAAAGCCAGACCCGCCCGCTGGTGGACTACTACTCGGGCTGGGCCGAGAACGGCAACGGTGCCGCCAAGGTGGCGCCGCCCAAGTACCGCAAGATCAGCGGGGTCGGCAACGTGGACGACATCACCGGCCGCGTGTTCGGCGCGCTGGAAAACTGA
- the sodB gene encoding superoxide dismutase [Fe] produces MAHTLPPLPYALDALAPHISKETLEFHYGKHHQTYVTNLNNLIPGTEFENLSLEDIVKKSSGGLFNNAAQVWNHTFYWNGLKPNGGGAPTGALADAINAKWGSFDKFKEEFTKTAIGTFGSGWAWLVKKADGTLDLVSTSNAATPLTTDAKPLLTCDVWEHAYYIDYRNARPKYVEAFWSLVNWDFVANNFA; encoded by the coding sequence ATGGCCCACACGCTCCCCCCGCTGCCGTACGCGCTCGACGCCCTGGCGCCGCACATCTCCAAGGAAACCCTGGAGTTCCACTACGGTAAGCACCACCAGACCTACGTCACGAACCTGAACAACCTGATCCCGGGGACCGAGTTCGAGAACCTGAGCCTGGAAGACATCGTCAAGAAGTCCTCGGGCGGCCTCTTCAACAACGCCGCGCAGGTATGGAACCACACGTTCTACTGGAACGGCCTGAAGCCGAACGGCGGCGGCGCTCCGACCGGCGCGCTGGCTGACGCCATCAACGCCAAGTGGGGCAGCTTCGACAAGTTCAAGGAAGAGTTCACCAAGACGGCCATCGGCACCTTCGGTTCGGGCTGGGCCTGGCTGGTGAAGAAGGCCGACGGCACGCTGGACCTGGTGTCCACCTCCAACGCCGCCACGCCGCTGACGACGGACGCCAAGCCGCTGCTGACCTGCGACGTGTGGGAACACGCCTACTACATCGACTACCGCAACGCCCGTCCGAAGTACGTTGAGGCGTTCTGGAGCCTGGTCAACTGGGATTTCGTCGCGAACAACTTCGCCTGA
- a CDS encoding ExbD/TolR family protein yields MRFRPRHAREEPEINLIPLIDVLLVILIFLMITTTYSRYTELKVNLPTADAEKATERPGQIVVSITANGVYSVDKQVLDTRDVTSLADALRNAAGTGGGPEPVVVVNADAQAAHQTVVNVMEAARVAGLSHLTFATQTGNAAR; encoded by the coding sequence ATGCGCTTCCGCCCGCGCCATGCCCGCGAAGAGCCGGAGATCAACCTGATCCCGCTGATCGACGTGCTGCTCGTGATCCTCATCTTCCTGATGATCACGACCACGTATTCCCGTTACACCGAACTGAAGGTCAACCTGCCGACCGCCGATGCCGAGAAGGCCACCGAACGGCCGGGCCAGATCGTCGTGTCGATCACCGCCAACGGCGTCTACTCGGTCGACAAGCAGGTGCTGGACACCCGCGACGTGACCAGCCTGGCCGATGCCCTGCGCAATGCCGCGGGCACCGGCGGCGGCCCCGAGCCGGTGGTGGTGGTCAACGCCGACGCACAGGCTGCGCACCAGACTGTCGTCAACGTGATGGAAGCCGCCCGCGTGGCCGGCCTGTCGCACCTGACCTTCGCCACCCAGACCGGCAACGCCGCTCGCTGA
- a CDS encoding 3-hydroxyacyl-CoA dehydrogenase has translation MEIRDQVFIVTGGASGLGAGTARALAQAGGKVVIADLNEAAGTALAQEIGGRFVRCDVTSETDGQAVVQAATSLGTLSGLVNCAGIAPASRTVGKTGPHPLDLFTRVININLIGTFNMIRLAATAMAANPPNGGGERGVIINTASVAAFDGQIGQAAYAASKGGVVAMTLAIARDLSRDGIRVMTIAPGIFETPMLLGMPPEVQDALGKMVPFPPRLGKPAEYAQLARAIIENPMLNGETIRLDGAIRMQPK, from the coding sequence ATGGAGATTCGCGATCAGGTGTTCATCGTCACCGGCGGTGCGTCGGGCTTGGGCGCGGGAACGGCGCGCGCGCTGGCGCAGGCCGGCGGCAAGGTGGTGATCGCAGACCTGAACGAAGCCGCCGGCACGGCGCTGGCGCAGGAGATCGGCGGGCGCTTCGTGCGTTGCGACGTCACCTCGGAAACCGACGGCCAGGCCGTGGTGCAGGCCGCGACCTCGCTCGGCACGCTGTCGGGGCTGGTGAACTGCGCGGGCATCGCCCCGGCGTCGCGCACGGTGGGCAAGACCGGACCGCACCCGCTCGACCTGTTCACGCGCGTCATCAACATCAACCTGATCGGCACGTTCAACATGATCCGCCTGGCCGCCACGGCAATGGCCGCCAACCCGCCCAATGGCGGCGGCGAACGGGGCGTGATCATCAACACCGCATCGGTGGCGGCATTCGATGGGCAGATCGGCCAGGCCGCCTATGCGGCGTCCAAGGGCGGCGTGGTGGCAATGACGCTGGCGATTGCGCGCGACCTGTCGCGCGACGGCATCCGCGTGATGACGATCGCGCCGGGCATCTTCGAAACGCCGATGCTGCTGGGCATGCCGCCGGAGGTGCAGGACGCGCTGGGCAAGATGGTGCCGTTCCCGCCGCGGCTGGGCAAACCGGCGGAGTATGCCCAACTGGCGCGCGCCATCATCGAGAACCCGATGCTCAACGGCGAGACGATCCGGCTCGACGGCGCCATCCGCATGCAGCCGAAGTAA
- a CDS encoding LysR family transcriptional regulator, which produces MNVTLRQLRVFLAVARAHSFSRAGDTIGLTQPAVSRSISELEGELGLKLLDRTTREVVLTEVGRSLATALDRLVADLDDTLHQVRQVGEQRRGRVVVASSPTVSTRLMPLYVAECAKRYPDIRMIVRDSVQVDTLQLIRGGGADFGVVIEPLDTEGLWTEPLLTDPFCLVCRRDHPFAQRSSVRWKELHRTAVVLLDHASGSRPLLDRIFLRHGVQPDVAQEMGHTAAVFGMVEAGIGAGVVPALSLPLPSSSQLVSVPLAPRETRGIVLARRHDRSLSPAAEAAWQMIRRMAPPAG; this is translated from the coding sequence ATGAATGTGACGCTGCGCCAGTTGCGCGTCTTCCTGGCCGTGGCACGCGCGCACAGCTTCAGTCGCGCGGGCGATACGATCGGCCTGACCCAGCCGGCCGTCAGCCGGTCGATTTCGGAGCTGGAAGGGGAGTTGGGGCTCAAGCTGCTCGACCGCACCACGCGCGAGGTGGTGCTGACCGAGGTCGGGCGCTCGCTGGCGACGGCACTCGACCGCCTCGTCGCCGATCTGGACGACACGCTGCACCAGGTGCGCCAGGTGGGCGAGCAGCGGCGCGGCCGCGTGGTGGTGGCATCGAGCCCGACGGTGTCGACACGGTTGATGCCGCTCTATGTGGCCGAGTGCGCGAAGCGCTATCCCGATATCCGCATGATCGTGCGCGACTCGGTGCAGGTCGATACGCTGCAACTGATCCGCGGCGGCGGCGCCGACTTCGGCGTGGTGATCGAGCCGCTCGACACCGAGGGCCTGTGGACCGAGCCGCTGCTGACCGATCCGTTCTGCCTGGTCTGCCGGCGCGACCATCCGTTCGCGCAGCGCAGCAGCGTGCGCTGGAAAGAACTGCATCGCACCGCCGTCGTGCTGCTCGACCATGCCTCCGGCAGCCGCCCGCTGCTCGACCGCATCTTCCTGCGCCACGGCGTGCAGCCCGATGTCGCGCAGGAGATGGGGCACACGGCGGCCGTGTTCGGCATGGTGGAGGCCGGCATCGGCGCGGGGGTGGTGCCGGCGCTGTCGCTGCCGCTGCCGTCGTCGTCGCAATTGGTGTCGGTGCCGCTCGCGCCGCGCGAGACGCGCGGCATCGTGCTGGCGCGGCGGCACGACCGCTCGCTGTCACCGGCAGCCGAGGCGGCATGGCAGATGATCCGCCGCATGGCGCCGCCGGCCGGTTAG
- the phbB gene encoding acetoacetyl-CoA reductase has translation MPTPTERIALVTGGMGGLGEAIAIRLHAQGHRVAVTHSRENPHVADWLTAQQAQGRTFAAFSVDVGDYDACQQCARQVLEQVGPVDILINNAGITQDMTFRRMTREAWTRVLATDLDALFNMTKPLYDGMLERGWGRIVNISSVNGAKGAFGQTNYAAAKAGMHGFTKSLALECAAKGVTVNTVSPGYLATRMTRDVPADIMEQRILPQIPVGRLGRPDEVAALVAFLCTDDAAFITGANLAINGGQHMQ, from the coding sequence ATGCCGACGCCGACTGAACGCATCGCCCTCGTCACCGGCGGCATGGGCGGCCTGGGCGAGGCCATCGCCATCCGCCTGCATGCGCAAGGCCACCGGGTGGCCGTCACGCACTCGCGGGAGAACCCCCACGTCGCCGACTGGCTGACCGCGCAGCAGGCGCAAGGCCGCACCTTCGCGGCCTTCTCAGTAGACGTGGGCGACTACGACGCCTGCCAGCAGTGCGCCCGGCAGGTGCTCGAACAGGTGGGCCCGGTCGACATCCTGATCAACAACGCCGGCATCACGCAGGACATGACCTTCAGGCGGATGACGCGCGAGGCCTGGACGCGCGTGCTGGCCACCGATCTCGATGCGCTCTTCAACATGACCAAGCCGCTGTACGACGGCATGCTGGAGCGCGGCTGGGGCCGCATCGTCAACATCTCGTCGGTGAACGGCGCCAAGGGCGCGTTCGGGCAGACCAACTATGCGGCGGCCAAGGCAGGCATGCACGGCTTCACCAAGTCGCTGGCGCTGGAGTGCGCGGCCAAGGGCGTCACGGTGAATACCGTATCGCCGGGCTACCTTGCCACCCGCATGACGCGCGACGTACCGGCCGACATCATGGAGCAGCGCATCCTGCCGCAGATCCCCGTGGGCCGGCTCGGGCGCCCGGACGAAGTCGCGGCGCTGGTCGCCTTCCTGTGCACCGACGACGCGGCCTTCATCACCGGAGCCAACCTGGCCATCAACGGCGGCCAGCATATGCAGTAG
- a CDS encoding MotA/TolQ/ExbB proton channel family protein produces the protein MFSIIQAAGWPIWPLLIASVLALALIIERFVALQRKKIIPPKVYDEALAVAHQRKATPEVVNTLEQGSPLGRVLAAALRHVVLHPATTREAAKEVVEEAGQNVAHRLERYLNALGTIASVAPLMGLFGTVVGMIEIFGSQTAAGTNPQTLAHGISVALYNTALGLVVAIPTLIFWRYFRGVVDNYVVELEHLSATYLDAILPPRRG, from the coding sequence GTGTTTTCCATCATCCAAGCCGCCGGCTGGCCGATCTGGCCGCTGCTGATTGCCTCGGTGCTCGCCCTGGCGCTCATCATCGAACGCTTCGTCGCCCTGCAACGCAAAAAGATCATTCCGCCCAAAGTGTATGACGAGGCCCTTGCGGTGGCCCACCAACGCAAAGCGACGCCGGAAGTGGTGAATACGCTGGAACAAGGCTCGCCGCTGGGCCGCGTGCTGGCCGCCGCACTGCGCCACGTGGTGCTGCATCCGGCCACCACGCGCGAAGCCGCCAAGGAAGTGGTGGAAGAAGCCGGCCAGAACGTCGCCCACCGCCTGGAACGCTACCTGAACGCACTCGGCACCATCGCCTCGGTGGCACCGCTGATGGGCCTGTTCGGCACCGTGGTCGGCATGATCGAGATCTTCGGCAGCCAGACCGCCGCCGGCACCAACCCGCAGACGCTCGCGCACGGTATCTCGGTCGCGCTGTACAACACGGCGCTGGGCCTGGTGGTGGCCATCCCGACGCTGATCTTCTGGCGCTACTTCCGTGGCGTGGTGGACAACTACGTGGTCGAGCTCGAGCACCTGTCCGCCACGTACCTCGACGCGATCCTGCCGCCGCGGCGCGGCTGA
- a CDS encoding site-2 protease family protein → MAKLLILLFSGLKFGKLLTTGGTMLLSVVAYAFVFGWRYAVGFVVLLFVHEMGHYVAARQRGLAVGAPTFIPFLGAWIDLKDQPMNVETEAHIGLAGPVAGTVGAMLCYGLARWTDSQLLLALAYAGCFLNLFNLIPLAPFDGGRITAVLSPRIWFLGVPVLVALFVWRASPFLVLVAILAVPQLMKAWHYDPDAPENRAYYSISAEARLTFTVYYLGLVVFLAMMAYELHDMLELVRPAG, encoded by the coding sequence ATGGCCAAGCTGCTGATCCTGCTGTTCTCGGGGCTGAAGTTCGGCAAGCTGCTGACCACCGGCGGCACCATGCTGCTGTCGGTGGTGGCCTATGCCTTCGTGTTCGGCTGGCGCTATGCGGTGGGCTTCGTAGTGCTGCTGTTCGTCCACGAGATGGGCCACTACGTGGCGGCACGCCAGCGCGGGCTGGCCGTGGGCGCGCCCACCTTCATCCCCTTCCTCGGCGCGTGGATCGACCTGAAGGACCAGCCGATGAACGTCGAGACCGAGGCGCACATCGGCCTGGCCGGCCCGGTCGCGGGCACGGTGGGTGCCATGCTGTGCTACGGCCTGGCGCGCTGGACCGATAGCCAGTTGCTGCTCGCCCTGGCCTATGCCGGCTGCTTCCTGAACCTGTTCAACCTGATCCCGCTGGCGCCGTTCGACGGCGGGCGCATCACCGCGGTGCTGTCGCCGCGCATCTGGTTCCTGGGCGTGCCGGTGCTGGTGGCGCTGTTCGTCTGGCGCGCGAGCCCGTTCCTGGTGCTGGTGGCGATCCTGGCCGTGCCGCAGTTGATGAAGGCATGGCACTACGATCCCGACGCGCCGGAGAACCGTGCCTACTACAGCATCTCGGCCGAAGCGCGGCTGACCTTCACGGTGTACTACCTGGGGCTGGTCGTCTTCCTGGCGATGATGGCCTATGAGCTGCACGACATGCTGGAGCTGGTCCGACCGGCCGGTTGA
- a CDS encoding Trm112 family protein, whose product MDNRLLEILVCPLCKGTLQHDRAHNELICHVDKLAYPIRDGIPVMLADEARQTVEGTPVDPA is encoded by the coding sequence ATGGACAATCGCCTGCTCGAAATCCTGGTCTGCCCGCTGTGCAAGGGCACGCTGCAACACGACCGCGCCCACAACGAACTGATCTGCCACGTCGACAAGCTGGCCTACCCGATCCGCGACGGCATCCCCGTGATGCTGGCCGACGAGGCCCGCCAGACCGTCGAAGGCACCCCGGTCGATCCGGCCTGA
- the xseA gene encoding exodeoxyribonuclease VII large subunit — protein MDAPAAASATPSAVPAPAPAVPVRGGQEVLSVSEVNRRIAGLLERHFALGWVRGEISNFTRAGSGHWYFSLKDAGAQIRCVMFKGRNQYADFTPREGEAVEVRAVVTLYEARGELQLSVEAIRRAGLGNLYEAFLQLKAALEAQGLFDAARKRRLPRHPHAIGVVTSLQAAALRDVLTTLRRRAPHVPVVVYPVPVQGAGAAERIAAMLDIVNARAEVDVIILCRGGGSIEDLWAFNEEPVARAVAASDIPIVAGVGHETDVTIVDFVADVRAPTPTGAAELVSPDRARMLRDVALCWDALSATLRRQLDRRAQTVDWLARRLRSPQVQMRERRARLAHLEGRLRFALHGRVQRAEHVQRLLAMRLAAARPDTARERTTLQGIEAALARAMRATLDRAQTRLSHRQAGLELLAPQRTLERGYAVLLDADGRAIRDPNALRARARIEARLALGAVDIEIAQAQPKLPDM, from the coding sequence ATGGATGCCCCGGCCGCCGCGTCGGCCACGCCGTCGGCCGTTCCCGCCCCAGCGCCGGCCGTGCCGGTGCGAGGCGGGCAGGAGGTGCTGTCTGTCTCCGAGGTCAACCGGCGCATCGCCGGGCTGCTGGAGCGCCACTTCGCACTCGGCTGGGTCCGGGGCGAGATCTCGAACTTCACCCGCGCGGGCAGCGGGCACTGGTATTTCTCGCTCAAGGATGCCGGCGCGCAGATCCGCTGCGTGATGTTCAAGGGGCGCAACCAATACGCCGATTTCACGCCGCGCGAGGGGGAGGCGGTCGAGGTGCGTGCGGTGGTCACGTTGTACGAGGCGCGCGGCGAACTGCAGTTGAGCGTCGAGGCCATCCGCCGGGCCGGCCTGGGCAATCTGTACGAGGCCTTCCTGCAGCTCAAGGCCGCGCTGGAGGCGCAGGGGTTGTTCGACGCGGCGCGCAAGCGCCGGCTGCCGCGCCATCCGCATGCGATCGGGGTGGTGACCTCGCTGCAGGCGGCGGCACTGCGGGATGTGCTGACCACGCTGCGCCGGCGCGCGCCGCATGTGCCGGTGGTGGTCTATCCCGTACCGGTGCAGGGCGCCGGCGCGGCCGAACGGATTGCTGCCATGCTCGACATCGTCAACGCGCGGGCAGAAGTCGATGTGATCATCCTGTGCCGGGGCGGCGGCAGCATCGAAGACCTGTGGGCCTTCAACGAAGAGCCGGTCGCGCGCGCCGTGGCGGCATCGGACATTCCCATCGTGGCGGGCGTCGGCCACGAGACCGACGTCACCATCGTCGATTTCGTCGCCGACGTGCGCGCACCCACGCCGACCGGCGCCGCCGAACTGGTCAGCCCCGACCGCGCACGCATGCTGCGCGATGTGGCGCTCTGCTGGGACGCGCTGTCCGCGACGCTGCGCCGTCAGTTGGACCGCCGCGCCCAGACGGTCGACTGGCTGGCCCGCCGCCTGCGCAGCCCGCAGGTGCAGATGCGCGAACGGCGCGCCCGGCTGGCGCATCTGGAGGGGCGCCTGCGCTTCGCCCTGCATGGCCGCGTGCAGCGCGCCGAGCACGTGCAGCGGTTGCTGGCGATGCGGCTGGCCGCCGCCCGGCCGGATACCGCGCGCGAACGCACCACGCTGCAGGGCATCGAGGCCGCACTGGCACGCGCCATGCGCGCCACGCTGGACCGTGCCCAGACCCGCCTGTCGCATCGTCAGGCCGGGCTCGAACTGCTGGCGCCGCAACGCACGCTGGAGCGCGGCTACGCGGTGCTGCTCGATGCCGACGGGCGTGCCATCCGCGACCCGAACGCGCTGCGCGCGCGCGCGCGCATCGAGGCACGGCTGGCGCTGGGCGCGGTCGACATCGAGATCGCCCAGGCCCAGCCCAAGCTGCCCGATATGTGA
- the kdsB gene encoding 3-deoxy-manno-octulosonate cytidylyltransferase, producing MSHAPFIAVIPARLASTRLPNKPLADIGGKPMVVRVAERAHQSSAARVVVATDAVSVADACMQHHVEAVLTRADHASGTDRLAEVATVLGLPDDAIVVNVQGDEPLIAPTLIDNVAAHLRDHADCAIATAAHPIHDAADIFNPNVVKVVLDAAERALLFSRAPLPWARDAWTPAVLGRPAAERPLPAMPMLRHIGIYAYRAGFLRRFPQLAAAPLEQTEQLEQLRAMWHGERIAVLTTDDAPAAGVDTPEDLARVRAAWSGLLSQDGP from the coding sequence ATGTCGCACGCACCGTTCATTGCCGTCATTCCCGCGCGGCTCGCCTCCACGCGGTTGCCCAACAAGCCGCTGGCCGACATCGGCGGCAAGCCGATGGTGGTGCGCGTGGCCGAGCGCGCGCACCAGTCGTCCGCGGCGCGCGTGGTGGTCGCCACCGATGCCGTCTCCGTGGCCGATGCCTGCATGCAGCACCACGTCGAAGCGGTGCTGACCCGTGCCGACCACGCATCCGGCACCGACCGGCTGGCGGAAGTCGCGACCGTGCTGGGGCTGCCGGACGACGCCATCGTCGTCAACGTGCAGGGCGACGAACCGCTGATCGCCCCGACGCTGATCGACAACGTGGCCGCGCACCTGCGCGATCACGCCGATTGCGCCATCGCCACCGCCGCGCATCCCATCCACGACGCCGCCGACATCTTCAACCCGAACGTGGTCAAGGTCGTGCTGGATGCCGCCGAGCGCGCGCTGCTGTTCTCGCGCGCGCCGCTGCCCTGGGCGCGCGATGCCTGGACACCTGCCGTGCTGGGCCGGCCCGCCGCCGAACGCCCGCTGCCGGCCATGCCGATGCTGCGCCATATCGGCATCTATGCGTACCGCGCCGGGTTCCTGCGCCGTTTCCCGCAGTTGGCCGCCGCGCCGCTGGAGCAGACCGAGCAGCTCGAGCAGTTGCGCGCCATGTGGCACGGCGAACGCATCGCCGTGCTGACCACCGACGATGCGCCGGCCGCCGGTGTCGACACGCCGGAAGATCTCGCCCGCGTGCGCGCCGCCTGGAGCGGTTTATTGTCGCAGGACGGGCCCTGA
- the lpxK gene encoding tetraacyldisaccharide 4'-kinase, whose amino-acid sequence MPVAQHRLASFVTRQWQRRGWFARMLWPLSLLFGAASGLRRRLFRWGWLRSVGLPVPVVVVGNVTVGGAGKTPAVIALASALADAGLRPGIVSRGYGAQIKHPRPVREHSRAEDVGDEPLLIARATDLPVWVYPDRVLCAQTLLASHPGCNVIVCDDGLQHYRLRRDIEIVVFDMRMGGNGFLLPAGPLREPMARRRDATLINDPNYRATPDRPNTYGMRLELQDAYNLADPALRRPLGQFARLSGDRLLAAAGIGNPERFFASLRAASLTPATLPLPDHYDFADNPFTDADAEVILITEKDAVKCGHLDDPRIWVVPTTPVVDPALVEQVCRRVRALADRSTSQAGAQ is encoded by the coding sequence ATGCCCGTTGCCCAGCACCGCCTAGCCAGCTTCGTCACCCGCCAATGGCAACGGCGCGGCTGGTTTGCGCGGATGCTGTGGCCGCTGTCGCTGCTGTTCGGGGCCGCCAGCGGCCTGCGCCGGCGGCTGTTCCGCTGGGGCTGGCTGCGCTCGGTGGGCCTGCCGGTACCGGTGGTGGTGGTCGGCAATGTCACCGTCGGCGGCGCCGGCAAGACGCCGGCCGTGATCGCCCTGGCCTCGGCGCTGGCCGACGCGGGCCTGCGCCCCGGCATCGTCTCGCGCGGCTACGGTGCGCAGATCAAACACCCGCGCCCGGTGCGCGAGCACTCCCGCGCGGAAGACGTCGGCGACGAACCCCTGCTGATCGCCCGCGCCACCGACCTGCCGGTCTGGGTCTATCCCGACCGCGTGCTGTGCGCGCAGACGCTGCTGGCCTCGCATCCCGGCTGCAACGTGATCGTTTGCGACGATGGCCTGCAGCACTACCGCCTGCGCCGCGACATCGAGATCGTGGTGTTCGACATGCGCATGGGCGGCAACGGCTTCCTGCTGCCGGCCGGCCCGCTGCGCGAGCCGATGGCCCGCCGCCGCGACGCCACGCTGATCAACGACCCCAACTACCGGGCCACGCCCGACCGCCCCAACACCTACGGCATGCGGCTGGAACTGCAGGATGCCTACAACCTGGCCGATCCGGCGCTGCGCCGTCCGCTGGGCCAGTTCGCGCGGCTGTCGGGCGATCGGTTGCTGGCTGCCGCCGGCATCGGCAACCCCGAGCGCTTCTTCGCGTCACTGCGCGCGGCGAGCCTCACGCCCGCCACCCTGCCCCTGCCCGATCACTACGACTTTGCCGACAATCCGTTCACGGATGCCGACGCCGAAGTCATCCTGATCACCGAAAAGGATGCCGTAAAATGCGGCCATCTCGACGACCCGCGCATCTGGGTGGTGCCGACCACGCCGGTGGTCGATCCCGCGCTGGTCGAACAGGTCTGCCGGCGCGTGCGCGCCCTGGCCGACCGCTCAACCTCTCAGGCTGGCGCACAATAA
- a CDS encoding bile acid:sodium symporter family protein has product MKMPFLSRIDGFIRAMLVMVLLALLFPSLGASAGPLHLDVVTVVGVSLVFFLHGAALSREKIVEGARNWRLHLFVQSCTFVLFPLVGAAILVACKPFIPAELLLGVFYLCALPSTVSSSVAMTAMAKGNVPAAIFNATISGLIGMVATPLLMSVVIQASGAELPVGKALLGVAEQLLLPFVLGQLLRPAIGGFITRYKAIINKVDRAVILLIVFNSFADSTHAGVWSRYPWETIVAVAIMSGALLFVVLGATTWVARRLGFGLADEITAVFCGSKKSLANGVPMAKILFAGNPALGLIVLPIMIYHQLQLIVCSTLARRYADRVARAETRATDGAGQPA; this is encoded by the coding sequence ATGAAGATGCCCTTCCTCTCCCGCATCGACGGCTTCATCCGCGCCATGCTGGTGATGGTCCTGCTCGCCCTGCTGTTCCCTTCGCTGGGCGCGAGCGCCGGTCCACTGCACCTCGACGTCGTCACGGTGGTGGGCGTGTCGCTGGTGTTCTTCCTGCACGGTGCAGCACTGTCGCGCGAAAAGATCGTCGAAGGCGCGCGCAACTGGCGCCTGCACCTGTTCGTGCAGAGCTGCACCTTCGTCCTGTTCCCGCTGGTCGGCGCGGCGATCCTGGTCGCGTGCAAGCCGTTCATTCCGGCCGAGCTGCTGCTGGGCGTGTTCTACCTGTGCGCGCTGCCGTCCACGGTGTCGTCGTCGGTGGCGATGACGGCGATGGCCAAGGGGAACGTGCCGGCGGCCATCTTCAATGCCACCATTTCGGGGCTGATCGGCATGGTGGCCACGCCGCTGCTGATGAGCGTCGTGATCCAGGCTTCCGGCGCGGAACTGCCGGTCGGCAAGGCGCTGCTGGGCGTGGCCGAGCAACTGCTGCTGCCCTTCGTGCTGGGCCAGTTGCTGCGGCCGGCCATCGGCGGCTTCATCACCCGGTACAAGGCGATCATCAATAAGGTCGATCGCGCGGTGATCCTGCTGATCGTCTTCAATTCGTTCGCCGATTCGACGCACGCGGGCGTGTGGTCGAGGTATCCGTGGGAGACCATCGTCGCCGTGGCGATCATGAGCGGCGCGCTGCTGTTCGTGGTGCTGGGTGCGACGACGTGGGTCGCGCGGCGCTTGGGCTTCGGCCTGGCCGATGAGATCACCGCGGTGTTCTGCGGCTCGAAGAAGAGCCTGGCCAACGGTGTGCCGATGGCGAAGATCCTGTTTGCCGGCAACCCGGCGCTGGGCCTGATCGTGCTGCCGATCATGATCTATCACCAGTTGCAGCTGATCGTCTGCTCGACGCTGGCGCGTCGCTATGCGGACCGCGTTGCCCGCGCGGAAACCCGGGCGACCGACGGCGCCGGCCAGCCCGCCTGA